In Vigna radiata var. radiata cultivar VC1973A chromosome 3, Vradiata_ver6, whole genome shotgun sequence, the following proteins share a genomic window:
- the LOC106758027 gene encoding probable DNA helicase MCM8 isoform X1 → MHGTPEEETVQRIGCVSVDPSGLMEVLDIYFPEQLFTVEKTWNNLASSLFSFFSSTVGQNLVSQVKSGCGNNTLSLDFQQFQQIYHDEEFYKMLEEKPKIALTCMNAAVHKVLLSNWENHNLELGAKVDVRLHNCPKTMIALKNLKAAYIDKLVSVHGTAVKVSAVRPLVVQMFFECCKCRQTISRIFPDGKYSPPSTCNLNGCKSKIFNPLRSTAQTIDFQKIRVQELLKHEDHEEGRVPRTVECELSQDLVDACIPGDVVTVTGIIRGINNYMDIGGGKSKNRNQGFYYLYLEAVSIKNSKSQFTSQDLQDSNAKTRPAELFDLFSFSSKDLEFVAKFKGEHGSDLFRQILQSICPSIYGHELVKAGITLSLFGGVRKHSMDQNKVPVRGDIHVIIVGDPGLGKSQLLQAAAAVSPRGIYVCGNATTKAGLTVAVVKDPMTSDYAFEAGAMVLADSGLCCIDEFDKMSSEHQALLEAMEQQCVSIAKAGLVASLSSRTSVLAAANPAGGHYNRAKTVNENLKMSAALLSRFDLIFILLDKPDELLDKRLSDHIMALHGGNGQLSPALKKRRGDTSDSRATVSHNAEPVGDLDVRSRSGSLISRLRLDPLRDGDFIPLPGQLLRKYIAYARSYVFPRMTKSAAEILQKFYLKLRDHNTSADGTPITARQLESLVRLAEARARLDLRIEITDQDATDVVEIMKESLYDKYVDEHGIVDFGRSSGMSQQKEAKRFLNALIKQSELEQKDCFSVSELYSLADRISLKVPDIDTLIENLNSANCLLKKGPKTYQVLSSSYARSQAFKTRG, encoded by the exons ATGCACGGAACACCAGAAGAAGAGACGGTGCAGAGGATCGGTTGCGTATCCGTGGACCCATCCGGGTTAATGGAAGTACTCGACATTTACTTTCCTGAACAGCTCTTCACCGTCGAGAAAACCTGGAACAATCTcgcttcctctcttttttccttcttttcttcaacggTGGGACAAAACCTTGTTTCTCAG GTGAAAAGTGGTTGTGGAAACAATACCTTGTCGCTTGACTTTCAGCAGTTCCAACAGATTTATCATGACGaggaattttataaaatgttagaGGAGAAACCTAAAATTGCTCTCACATGCATGAATGCTGCTGTACATAAG GTTTTGCTTTCCAATTGGGAGAATCACAATCTGGAGCTTGGTGCAAAGGTTGATGTTCGTCTTCATAACTGTCCTAAAACTATGATTGCGCTGAAGAACTTAAAAGCAGCTTACATTG ACAAACTGGTCTCAGTTCATGGTACTGCTGTGAAAGTCAGCGCTGTCAGGCCGCTGGTGGTGCAAATGTTTTTTGAATGCTGTAAATGTAGACAAACAATTTCACGTATATTTCCTGATGGAAAGTACTCTCCACCATCAACTTGCAATTTAAACGGCTGCAAGAGCAAAATCTTTAATCCGTTGCGGTCTACTGCTCAAACTattgattttcaaaaaataag AGTTCAAGAGTTATTAAAACATGAAGACCATGAAGAAGGACGGGTGCCTCGAACAGTGGAATGCGAGCTTAGCCAAGACCTTGTTGATGCATGCATACCTGGAGATGTGGTTACTGTTACTGGAATTATAAGAGGAATTAACAATTACATGGATATTGGAGGAG GGAAGTCAAAGAACAGAAACCAAGGATTTTACTATCTGTATCTTGAAGCTGTATCcataaaaaattcaaagtcACAGTTTACATCTCAGGATCTGCAGGACTCTAATGCCAAAACTAGGCCAGCTGAGCTGTttgatttgttttcattttcttcaaaggATTTGGAATTTGTTGCAAAGTTTAAAGGGGAACACGGTTCAGATTTATTTCGCCAAATCCTTCAATCTATATGCCCATCCATCTATGGGCATGAGCTTGTTAAAG CTGGGATAACTCTGTCATTATTTGGTGGTGTGCGGAAGCATTCTATGGATCAGAACAAGGTTCCTGTGAGGGGAGATATTCATGTCATAATTGTTG GTGATCCTGGTCTAGGTAAGAGCCAGTTGCTACAAGCTGCTGCAGCAGTTTCTCCGCGTGGCATATATGTCTGTGGTAATGCCACAACAAAAGCTGGCCTCACAGTAGCTGTAGTGAAGGATCCTATGACAAGTGACTATGCTTTTGAAGCAG GTGCTATGGTTCTGGCTGACAGTGGATTGTGCTGTATTGATGAGTTTGATAAAATGTCTTCTGAGCATCAG GCTTTACTGGAGGCGATGGAGCAACAGTGTGTATCTATCGCGAAAGCGGGATTAGTAGCAAGTTTATCATCCAGGACTTCTGTCTTAGCTGCTGCAAATCCTGCTGGTGGCCATTATAA CCGAGCAAAAACtgtaaatgaaaatttgaaaatgagtgCTGCTCTCCTGTCtcgttttgatttaattttcataCTGCTGGACAAACCCGATGAACTTCTGGACAAGCGACTCTCGGACCACATTATGGCA CTTCATGGTGGAAATGGACAACTTTCACCAGCACTGAAAAAGCGACGTGGAG ATACATCTGATTCCAGAGCTACTGTATCACATAATGCGGAACCTGTAGGAGATTTGGATGTTAGATCTAGATCTGGATCTTTAATTTCAAGATTGAGACTTGACCCACTAAGAGACGGTGATTTTATTCCATTACCTGGTCAACTTCTTCGCAAATACATTGCTTATGCGAGGAGTTATGTCTTTCCCAG GATGACAAAGTCAGCTGCAGAAATTTTGCAAAAGTTTTACCTAAAACTGAGGGATCATAATACTTCGGCTGACGGTACTCCTATAACTGCTAGGCAGCTGGAAAGTCTAGTAAGGCTAGCCGAAGCTCGGGCTCGGCTGGACTTGAGAATAGAAATAACGGACCAGGATGCAACG GATGTTGTTGAAATCATGAAAGAATCCCTGTATGATAAATATGTTGATGAGCATGGAATCGTGGATTTTGGTCGAAGTAGTGGGATGAGTCAACAGAAAGAGGCAAAACGCTTTCTAAATGCACTCATTAAGCAATCGGAATTGGAACAGAAGGATTGCTTTTCAGTATCT GAACTATACAGCCTTGCAGATAGGATTTCCTTGAAAGTACCTGATATTGACACTTTAATCGAAAACTTAAACAGTGCTAATTGTCTACTCAAAAAAGGACCAAAGACATACCAG GTATTATCCTCTTCTTATGCACGAAGCCAAGCGTTTAAGACAAGGGGTTAA
- the LOC106758027 gene encoding probable DNA helicase MCM8 isoform X4, with protein sequence MHGTPEEETVQRIGCVSVDPSGLMEVLDIYFPEQLFTVEKTWNNLASSLFSFFSSTVGQNLVSQVKSGCGNNTLSLDFQQFQQIYHDEEFYKMLEEKPKIALTCMNAAVHKVLLSNWENHNLELGAKVDVRLHNCPKTMIALKNLKAAYIDKLVSVHGTAVKVSAVRPLVVQMFFECCKCRQTISRIFPDGKYSPPSTCNLNGCKSKIFNPLRSTAQTIDFQKIRVQELLKHEDHEEGRVPRTVECELSQDLVDACIPGDVVTVTGIIRGINNYMDIGGGKSKNRNQGFYYLYLEAVSIKNSKSQFTSQDLQDSNAKTRPAELFDLFSFSSKDLEFVAKFKGEHGSDLFRQILQSICPSIYGHELVKAGITLSLFGGVRKHSMDQNKVPVRGDIHVIIVGDPGLGKSQLLQAAAAVSPRGIYVCGNATTKAGLTVAVVKDPMTSDYAFEAGAMVLADSGLCCIDEFDKMSSEHQALLEAMEQQCVSIAKAGLVASLSSRTSVLAAANPAGGHYNRAKTVNENLKMSAALLSRFDLIFILLDKPDELLDKRLSDHIMALHGGNGQLSPALKKRRGDTSDSRATVSHNAEPVGDLDVRSRSGSLISRLRLDPLRDGDFIPLPGQLLRKYIAYARSYVFPSSIWTKSCSNNARLFLTFKSRFEFNHVDDCSERQRSMENHTILPHKLIKEVPPLLDDKVSCRNFAKVLPKTEGS encoded by the exons ATGCACGGAACACCAGAAGAAGAGACGGTGCAGAGGATCGGTTGCGTATCCGTGGACCCATCCGGGTTAATGGAAGTACTCGACATTTACTTTCCTGAACAGCTCTTCACCGTCGAGAAAACCTGGAACAATCTcgcttcctctcttttttccttcttttcttcaacggTGGGACAAAACCTTGTTTCTCAG GTGAAAAGTGGTTGTGGAAACAATACCTTGTCGCTTGACTTTCAGCAGTTCCAACAGATTTATCATGACGaggaattttataaaatgttagaGGAGAAACCTAAAATTGCTCTCACATGCATGAATGCTGCTGTACATAAG GTTTTGCTTTCCAATTGGGAGAATCACAATCTGGAGCTTGGTGCAAAGGTTGATGTTCGTCTTCATAACTGTCCTAAAACTATGATTGCGCTGAAGAACTTAAAAGCAGCTTACATTG ACAAACTGGTCTCAGTTCATGGTACTGCTGTGAAAGTCAGCGCTGTCAGGCCGCTGGTGGTGCAAATGTTTTTTGAATGCTGTAAATGTAGACAAACAATTTCACGTATATTTCCTGATGGAAAGTACTCTCCACCATCAACTTGCAATTTAAACGGCTGCAAGAGCAAAATCTTTAATCCGTTGCGGTCTACTGCTCAAACTattgattttcaaaaaataag AGTTCAAGAGTTATTAAAACATGAAGACCATGAAGAAGGACGGGTGCCTCGAACAGTGGAATGCGAGCTTAGCCAAGACCTTGTTGATGCATGCATACCTGGAGATGTGGTTACTGTTACTGGAATTATAAGAGGAATTAACAATTACATGGATATTGGAGGAG GGAAGTCAAAGAACAGAAACCAAGGATTTTACTATCTGTATCTTGAAGCTGTATCcataaaaaattcaaagtcACAGTTTACATCTCAGGATCTGCAGGACTCTAATGCCAAAACTAGGCCAGCTGAGCTGTttgatttgttttcattttcttcaaaggATTTGGAATTTGTTGCAAAGTTTAAAGGGGAACACGGTTCAGATTTATTTCGCCAAATCCTTCAATCTATATGCCCATCCATCTATGGGCATGAGCTTGTTAAAG CTGGGATAACTCTGTCATTATTTGGTGGTGTGCGGAAGCATTCTATGGATCAGAACAAGGTTCCTGTGAGGGGAGATATTCATGTCATAATTGTTG GTGATCCTGGTCTAGGTAAGAGCCAGTTGCTACAAGCTGCTGCAGCAGTTTCTCCGCGTGGCATATATGTCTGTGGTAATGCCACAACAAAAGCTGGCCTCACAGTAGCTGTAGTGAAGGATCCTATGACAAGTGACTATGCTTTTGAAGCAG GTGCTATGGTTCTGGCTGACAGTGGATTGTGCTGTATTGATGAGTTTGATAAAATGTCTTCTGAGCATCAG GCTTTACTGGAGGCGATGGAGCAACAGTGTGTATCTATCGCGAAAGCGGGATTAGTAGCAAGTTTATCATCCAGGACTTCTGTCTTAGCTGCTGCAAATCCTGCTGGTGGCCATTATAA CCGAGCAAAAACtgtaaatgaaaatttgaaaatgagtgCTGCTCTCCTGTCtcgttttgatttaattttcataCTGCTGGACAAACCCGATGAACTTCTGGACAAGCGACTCTCGGACCACATTATGGCA CTTCATGGTGGAAATGGACAACTTTCACCAGCACTGAAAAAGCGACGTGGAG ATACATCTGATTCCAGAGCTACTGTATCACATAATGCGGAACCTGTAGGAGATTTGGATGTTAGATCTAGATCTGGATCTTTAATTTCAAGATTGAGACTTGACCCACTAAGAGACGGTGATTTTATTCCATTACCTGGTCAACTTCTTCGCAAATACATTGCTTATGCGAGGAGTTATGTCTTTCCCAG tTCCATTTGGACCAAATCTTGTTCAAATAATGCAAGACTTTTTCTCACTTTCAAATCAAGATTCGAGTTCAATCACGTTGATGACTGTAGTGAAAGACAAAGGAGCATGGAGAACCACACTATTCTGCCTCACAAATTGATCAAAGAAGTTCCGCCTTTGCTG GATGACAAAGTCAGCTGCAGAAATTTTGCAAAAGTTTTACCTAAAACTGAGGGATCATAA
- the LOC106758027 gene encoding probable DNA helicase MCM8 isoform X2: MHGTPEEETVQRIGCVSVDPSGLMEVLDIYFPEQLFTVEKTWNNLASSLFSFFSSTVGQNLVSQVKSGCGNNTLSLDFQQFQQIYHDEEFYKMLEEKPKIALTCMNAAVHKVLLSNWENHNLELGAKVDVRLHNCPKTMIALKNLKAAYIDKLVSVHGTAVKVSAVRPLVVQMFFECCKCRQTISRIFPDGKYSPPSTCNLNGCKSKIFNPLRSTAQTIDFQKIRVQELLKHEDHEEGRVPRTVECELSQDLVDACIPGDVVTVTGIIRGINNYMDIGGGKSKNRNQGFYYLYLEAVSIKNSKSQFTSQDLQDSNAKTRPAELFDLFSFSSKDLEFVAKFKGEHGSDLFRQILQSICPSIYGHELVKAGITLSLFGGVRKHSMDQNKVPVRGDIHVIIVGDPGLGKSQLLQAAAAVSPRGIYVCGNATTKAGLTVAVVKDPMTSDYAFEAGAMVLADSGLCCIDEFDKMSSEHQALLEAMEQQCVSIAKAGLVASLSSRTSVLAAANPAGGHYNRAKTVNENLKMSAALLSRFDLIFILLDKPDELLDKRLSDHIMALHGGNGQLSPALKKRRGDTSDSRATVSHNAEPVGDLDVRSRSGSLISRLRLDPLRDGDFIPLPGQLLRKYIAYARSYVFPSSIWTKSCSNNARLFLTFKSRFEFNHVDDCSERQRSMENHTILPHKLIKEVPPLLVKSFLQFLLFLCLLYDLLDFLCMTGLLRLNFACLERFQRLTFKFCAPSFDL, translated from the exons ATGCACGGAACACCAGAAGAAGAGACGGTGCAGAGGATCGGTTGCGTATCCGTGGACCCATCCGGGTTAATGGAAGTACTCGACATTTACTTTCCTGAACAGCTCTTCACCGTCGAGAAAACCTGGAACAATCTcgcttcctctcttttttccttcttttcttcaacggTGGGACAAAACCTTGTTTCTCAG GTGAAAAGTGGTTGTGGAAACAATACCTTGTCGCTTGACTTTCAGCAGTTCCAACAGATTTATCATGACGaggaattttataaaatgttagaGGAGAAACCTAAAATTGCTCTCACATGCATGAATGCTGCTGTACATAAG GTTTTGCTTTCCAATTGGGAGAATCACAATCTGGAGCTTGGTGCAAAGGTTGATGTTCGTCTTCATAACTGTCCTAAAACTATGATTGCGCTGAAGAACTTAAAAGCAGCTTACATTG ACAAACTGGTCTCAGTTCATGGTACTGCTGTGAAAGTCAGCGCTGTCAGGCCGCTGGTGGTGCAAATGTTTTTTGAATGCTGTAAATGTAGACAAACAATTTCACGTATATTTCCTGATGGAAAGTACTCTCCACCATCAACTTGCAATTTAAACGGCTGCAAGAGCAAAATCTTTAATCCGTTGCGGTCTACTGCTCAAACTattgattttcaaaaaataag AGTTCAAGAGTTATTAAAACATGAAGACCATGAAGAAGGACGGGTGCCTCGAACAGTGGAATGCGAGCTTAGCCAAGACCTTGTTGATGCATGCATACCTGGAGATGTGGTTACTGTTACTGGAATTATAAGAGGAATTAACAATTACATGGATATTGGAGGAG GGAAGTCAAAGAACAGAAACCAAGGATTTTACTATCTGTATCTTGAAGCTGTATCcataaaaaattcaaagtcACAGTTTACATCTCAGGATCTGCAGGACTCTAATGCCAAAACTAGGCCAGCTGAGCTGTttgatttgttttcattttcttcaaaggATTTGGAATTTGTTGCAAAGTTTAAAGGGGAACACGGTTCAGATTTATTTCGCCAAATCCTTCAATCTATATGCCCATCCATCTATGGGCATGAGCTTGTTAAAG CTGGGATAACTCTGTCATTATTTGGTGGTGTGCGGAAGCATTCTATGGATCAGAACAAGGTTCCTGTGAGGGGAGATATTCATGTCATAATTGTTG GTGATCCTGGTCTAGGTAAGAGCCAGTTGCTACAAGCTGCTGCAGCAGTTTCTCCGCGTGGCATATATGTCTGTGGTAATGCCACAACAAAAGCTGGCCTCACAGTAGCTGTAGTGAAGGATCCTATGACAAGTGACTATGCTTTTGAAGCAG GTGCTATGGTTCTGGCTGACAGTGGATTGTGCTGTATTGATGAGTTTGATAAAATGTCTTCTGAGCATCAG GCTTTACTGGAGGCGATGGAGCAACAGTGTGTATCTATCGCGAAAGCGGGATTAGTAGCAAGTTTATCATCCAGGACTTCTGTCTTAGCTGCTGCAAATCCTGCTGGTGGCCATTATAA CCGAGCAAAAACtgtaaatgaaaatttgaaaatgagtgCTGCTCTCCTGTCtcgttttgatttaattttcataCTGCTGGACAAACCCGATGAACTTCTGGACAAGCGACTCTCGGACCACATTATGGCA CTTCATGGTGGAAATGGACAACTTTCACCAGCACTGAAAAAGCGACGTGGAG ATACATCTGATTCCAGAGCTACTGTATCACATAATGCGGAACCTGTAGGAGATTTGGATGTTAGATCTAGATCTGGATCTTTAATTTCAAGATTGAGACTTGACCCACTAAGAGACGGTGATTTTATTCCATTACCTGGTCAACTTCTTCGCAAATACATTGCTTATGCGAGGAGTTATGTCTTTCCCAG tTCCATTTGGACCAAATCTTGTTCAAATAATGCAAGACTTTTTCTCACTTTCAAATCAAGATTCGAGTTCAATCACGTTGATGACTGTAGTGAAAGACAAAGGAGCATGGAGAACCACACTATTCTGCCTCACAAATTGATCAAAGAAGTTCCGCCTTTGCTGGTGAAATCCTTTTTGCAATTCCTGTTGTTCCTTTGCCTCCTGTACGatcttcttgattttctctgCATGACTGGTTTGTTAAGATTAAATTTTGCCTGTTTGGAGAGGTTTCAAAGACTTACGTTCAAGTTTTGCGCACCCAGTTTTGACTTGTAG
- the LOC106758027 gene encoding probable DNA helicase MCM8 isoform X3, whose amino-acid sequence MHGTPEEETVQRIGCVSVDPSGLMEVLDIYFPEQLFTVEKTWNNLASSLFSFFSSTVGQNLVSQVKSGCGNNTLSLDFQQFQQIYHDEEFYKMLEEKPKIALTCMNAAVHKVLLSNWENHNLELGAKVDVRLHNCPKTMIALKNLKAAYIDKLVSVHGTAVKVSAVRPLVVQMFFECCKCRQTISRIFPDGKYSPPSTCNLNGCKSKIFNPLRSTAQTIDFQKIRVQELLKHEDHEEGRVPRTVECELSQDLVDACIPGDVVTVTGIIRGINNYMDIGGGKSKNRNQGFYYLYLEAVSIKNSKSQFTSQDLQDSNAKTRPAELFDLFSFSSKDLEFVAKFKGEHGSDLFRQILQSICPSIYGHELVKAGITLSLFGGVRKHSMDQNKVPVRGDIHVIIVGDPGLGKSQLLQAAAAVSPRGIYVCGNATTKAGLTVAVVKDPMTSDYAFEAGAMVLADSGLCCIDEFDKMSSEHQALLEAMEQQCVSIAKAGLVASLSSRTSVLAAANPAGGHYNRAKTVNENLKMSAALLSRFDLIFILLDKPDELLDKRLSDHIMALHGGNGQLSPALKKRRGDTSDSRATVSHNAEPVGDLDVRSRSGSLISRLRLDPLRDGDFIPLPGQLLRKYIAYARSYVFPRFEFNHVDDCSERQRSMENHTILPHKLIKEVPPLLVKSFLQFLLFLCLLYDLLDFLCMTGLLRLNFACLERFQRLTFKFCAPSFDL is encoded by the exons ATGCACGGAACACCAGAAGAAGAGACGGTGCAGAGGATCGGTTGCGTATCCGTGGACCCATCCGGGTTAATGGAAGTACTCGACATTTACTTTCCTGAACAGCTCTTCACCGTCGAGAAAACCTGGAACAATCTcgcttcctctcttttttccttcttttcttcaacggTGGGACAAAACCTTGTTTCTCAG GTGAAAAGTGGTTGTGGAAACAATACCTTGTCGCTTGACTTTCAGCAGTTCCAACAGATTTATCATGACGaggaattttataaaatgttagaGGAGAAACCTAAAATTGCTCTCACATGCATGAATGCTGCTGTACATAAG GTTTTGCTTTCCAATTGGGAGAATCACAATCTGGAGCTTGGTGCAAAGGTTGATGTTCGTCTTCATAACTGTCCTAAAACTATGATTGCGCTGAAGAACTTAAAAGCAGCTTACATTG ACAAACTGGTCTCAGTTCATGGTACTGCTGTGAAAGTCAGCGCTGTCAGGCCGCTGGTGGTGCAAATGTTTTTTGAATGCTGTAAATGTAGACAAACAATTTCACGTATATTTCCTGATGGAAAGTACTCTCCACCATCAACTTGCAATTTAAACGGCTGCAAGAGCAAAATCTTTAATCCGTTGCGGTCTACTGCTCAAACTattgattttcaaaaaataag AGTTCAAGAGTTATTAAAACATGAAGACCATGAAGAAGGACGGGTGCCTCGAACAGTGGAATGCGAGCTTAGCCAAGACCTTGTTGATGCATGCATACCTGGAGATGTGGTTACTGTTACTGGAATTATAAGAGGAATTAACAATTACATGGATATTGGAGGAG GGAAGTCAAAGAACAGAAACCAAGGATTTTACTATCTGTATCTTGAAGCTGTATCcataaaaaattcaaagtcACAGTTTACATCTCAGGATCTGCAGGACTCTAATGCCAAAACTAGGCCAGCTGAGCTGTttgatttgttttcattttcttcaaaggATTTGGAATTTGTTGCAAAGTTTAAAGGGGAACACGGTTCAGATTTATTTCGCCAAATCCTTCAATCTATATGCCCATCCATCTATGGGCATGAGCTTGTTAAAG CTGGGATAACTCTGTCATTATTTGGTGGTGTGCGGAAGCATTCTATGGATCAGAACAAGGTTCCTGTGAGGGGAGATATTCATGTCATAATTGTTG GTGATCCTGGTCTAGGTAAGAGCCAGTTGCTACAAGCTGCTGCAGCAGTTTCTCCGCGTGGCATATATGTCTGTGGTAATGCCACAACAAAAGCTGGCCTCACAGTAGCTGTAGTGAAGGATCCTATGACAAGTGACTATGCTTTTGAAGCAG GTGCTATGGTTCTGGCTGACAGTGGATTGTGCTGTATTGATGAGTTTGATAAAATGTCTTCTGAGCATCAG GCTTTACTGGAGGCGATGGAGCAACAGTGTGTATCTATCGCGAAAGCGGGATTAGTAGCAAGTTTATCATCCAGGACTTCTGTCTTAGCTGCTGCAAATCCTGCTGGTGGCCATTATAA CCGAGCAAAAACtgtaaatgaaaatttgaaaatgagtgCTGCTCTCCTGTCtcgttttgatttaattttcataCTGCTGGACAAACCCGATGAACTTCTGGACAAGCGACTCTCGGACCACATTATGGCA CTTCATGGTGGAAATGGACAACTTTCACCAGCACTGAAAAAGCGACGTGGAG ATACATCTGATTCCAGAGCTACTGTATCACATAATGCGGAACCTGTAGGAGATTTGGATGTTAGATCTAGATCTGGATCTTTAATTTCAAGATTGAGACTTGACCCACTAAGAGACGGTGATTTTATTCCATTACCTGGTCAACTTCTTCGCAAATACATTGCTTATGCGAGGAGTTATGTCTTTCCCAG ATTCGAGTTCAATCACGTTGATGACTGTAGTGAAAGACAAAGGAGCATGGAGAACCACACTATTCTGCCTCACAAATTGATCAAAGAAGTTCCGCCTTTGCTGGTGAAATCCTTTTTGCAATTCCTGTTGTTCCTTTGCCTCCTGTACGatcttcttgattttctctgCATGACTGGTTTGTTAAGATTAAATTTTGCCTGTTTGGAGAGGTTTCAAAGACTTACGTTCAAGTTTTGCGCACCCAGTTTTGACTTGTAG